CCCTGAAGTAATTTATCAAACTTTTCCCCTCCAACTCCTTTATGAAGAATCTCCTCATGTACTCGTTGAGGTTGAATTGTCGGAAAGCAGCGGGTTTATCTGAGGATATGAGCTCTGGGAATGGTCTGAACTCATTGTCGCGATTGCTTGGGTTGTAGAAAACTGCTATCGACACACGTGGCTCTTGGTTAGGGTTGGCCAACACCCGGTGGTCCACGCTTTTGTACTCGTCATTGGACATGATCTGGGAAAGCATAAATCGCGTGAATGGATCTCTGTTTCACTGAAGAatgtaactttttaattgaCTGGGGTGCTTTAGAGACACTCCTAGTCCTCAACAGGAGTTTACCTGGAGGATGTCGCCGATGTTCACAACCAGAGCACCCGGGACTGGTGTCACATCCACCCACTCATTGTCGTGCTTCACTTGCAACCCGCCGACCTGGTCCTACAGGAGCAATGTGATCACTCTTGGGTCCGTGTGGGACATCAAGCCGACCATCAGATCGGGCTGGGGACAGTATGGATAGTAATTCCCACCAAGGCCCTCGTCTCCAAGAACGTCAATTCTTGTAGCTTGCCTGGACTCAATCCTAGCCCCTCGCTCAACAATCCCATCAGGAGGCCTCCTAGCCGCCGGACCTGCTGATCCCATTCCATCACCTCATTTTTACACACCTCGGGGATCTCTTCCATCTCCCCTTTCAGCTCTAGCCTTATCTGGAGTGTGTCCCTACAACATTATATCTTGCATTGCTTGAACTGATTCTTCCTGCTTTCCTAATTCTTTCTTTATAAATGaattattcttttgtttgtgCCCGTGAGAAACTAAAACAAGAATGAATTCCCTATATTATGCGATCCAGCTGTATAATTTCTCAATATGTGATATATCGTTTCGTGTCCTTTTCTAGTTCCCtagaaaattctaaacttgACTCGACCCGATCCCATAGGGTAATTCAGCTTTTgcaaattactatttttttttaatcaaattcatgaattagAACGAAATTAATTGAAGTGGCTTCGTTGATTACCTCCAGCTAGCCGCTTTGGAGTGGAACAAGTCGAAGTTGGAGAAGAACGCGACCCCGGTCGCTATCTCCCTCCGGTAGATCCTCACCTTCGCCTCCGCTGGCTGCTCGTGGAAGGCCTTCACCGCAGCGATCATCCGGTCCAGGACCTCTACCTGGAAGAAGCCGGGCCCGCGAGCCGCGCGCCCCACTTCCTCGACGACGGAGGGACGGTGCCCGGAGTCGCAGCTGGAGAGGTCAATGGTGGGGATCGAGTCGGAGCTGGGCCAGGCGGGCCCGAGGTCAGAGAGGGTCTCGGGCGGGTGGATGAATAGGGGAGGGATGGAGGTGAGACCGGAGTCGACGACGCCTTTGACTCCGAGCTTGGATTCGTCGAATTGCTTGACCTCTTGGGCTCGGCCGGTGTCGGTGACGCCCATGGATCGACTCCGAGTTTCTGGTTCGGCCGATGCAAGTGTCGTGCtgcaaggaaagagaaagggaaggacGAGGAGGCGATGgcaaagggagaggaagagacagCTTCCTTCCCAGATTCATTCGACAAAAACCAATCCCCGCGGTCGCGTGCTAAATGGCATTACGAAAGAAGGAAATAATGTCAGTTTTCTCAACGctctttgttaaaaaaaaaaaaaaaaaagatgccgTATTCGTGTGGTGGAGTGATATGAATAAAGAACGCGATGGACATATCAACGTAAAAATGAGAGAACAAACTTACGAGTCAATGCATCTCGATTACGCGAGgctaaaattttccttttcattaaaaaaatggggaaattaCAGGTTTTTAAAGCGTCGTTTTGATGATTAGTCGTTCAACTATATTTCAACTGTTCAATTATTAGTTATTATTGTTCCTGTCAATTGTATGACATCTTTATatgtttttccaaatttataGAGAAACTGTAGCATTAcgatggtctttttttttttgggatatgttcagcagaagtcctaaaacttgtctagaaagtgcaattgagtcctaaaactttcaaaaagttcaatcaagtcctaaaacttgtcaagttagttcaattgagccataaagttaacaccgttagcattttccgttaaaaatgctgacgtgtcattttaaattattttttattttccacgtgtatttttaatgatttttattcatttaaaaaaattaaaaactaaaaaaattagatttattcattttatcttattttcaccaaaaattaaaaataaaagttataaaggttatttttaaaattgttttaaaaaaatcagcccTCTTCtcccccaccgccgccgcccatcgccggaggggcgaGCGACGGTCATCGGCCCAGGCGGggtggcggccctcgccggccggccacgggtgagggccgccgaccgtcgcccgccccaggcgagcctcgccggccccgagcaAGGGCCGatgaggcctcgcccgggcgggcgacggtcgctcggccccggcgaggacggcgaccgtcgccctccccgggcgaggcctcgtaggccctcgctcggggccggcgaggctcgccggatcgggcgagcctcgccggccccgagcgagggccgacaaggcctcgcccaaggcggtcgccggcccctatgagggtcggcgaggcctcgcccggcgagggccggccaccccgcCCAGTCGTTGGCCCCTCCGGCCaatgggcggcggcggggcggcgaaAGTCCACcggtgccctttttttttttttgaacagttttattttttaaataaatttaaattttccttttttaaatgaatttagattttccttttcagtttttaatctaatttttaaagattttgaataaaaaataattttaaaaagccatttgaaaaataaaaaaatcatttaaaatgtgACGTcgcgccacgtcagcaatttccgttaactttcttgacggtgttaactttaggactcaattgaaccaacttgacaagttttaggatttgattgaactttttgaaagttttaggactcaattgcactttctggacaagttttaggacttctgctgaacatatcccttttttttttggttggggggGGGAGAGAAGATTGGTATCGCCTCTTCACCAGGGCGAATtaatttctctaaaaattgGCTACTCGCTTAAGCACTATTGTTCCATTTCCTAAAAGATAGGATTGGAACCGGAGATGAGGGGAAACATGGCTCTTATGGAATAAAAAgagtgtctttttcttttttaacagcGTTTGATattaacaagaaaataaaagcacaaGATGGGTAAAGAGCTTAGCGTGGAGAAACACTAGGGGCCAGGAAGTTAATAATAAGTTTACAGGCTttgtttgtttcgtgaaaaatatttttcgggaatacaatttcctcattttatgGCGTTTGGTTCgcttaaaaaaatgattcaatGGAAAGCTTATacttaatttcaagaaaatgatttttttttttttttttgtggaaaatatgatAAGGTATTGGTGCTTGAACTTGAAACCCCAACACTAATTCCTAACATTCAGGATTAGGTCTCTAGTGCTCAAACTCAGATCCAGTGAGATCGGGCTAGAAGTCTTGGTGCTTGTGCATCCAAATCTGGGTCCATAAAGGTCATGCTTGAGTCTCCAATCCCCGAACTTTGATCCTTGGTACTCAAGGCCGGTTTCACAAAGGCAATGCATGGAATCTCGCTGCTTTGGCTTAGGCTCTTGGTTAATGAAGCAATCGTTCTTATAAAATtatatgtttttaaaaaattgaattatttatttatttttcttcctttttctttttccttctttcttggccgaTCTCCAACCACGAGGATGGTTGAGAACCCACCATATGCGAGGGATGAGCTTGCCTAAGGttagtgaggcttgagctcattGACCTCATTGAATTTGGCGAGGTGGAGCCTTTAGTCAAGATTAGCAAGCTCATCCCTCACCGTGATCAATGACCAACGattggtggaggaagaaggagaaagaaacaaagaaaatacatattaataactcaaaatttttggtagttttacctaagaaaatcaaatcatatttttcataccaaatggcaaaaatattttttaatttatttttgggtttcagttaagcacaaaaaaaaattgttgttttcttgaaaaatagcttcttgaaaaaaaaaattcaaaaaatgtcactttttttgcgaaataaataaagttctaaTATTTGTGTGCCATGACCATTATACACCTAAACTATGTTTGTCTGTGATACAAAATACTAATGCAAGAATGTTGGCGTGGCACAATTTTATTGGTTATCCGAGACAATTAGGTTTTATGAAAGTTTTATAAAATTCCAATCTTATGTAATTTTTTGGTTTCACAGTCAACTCCTTTTGTCATGAAACAATCCGAGACTGCTTTTGATTTTAATGGTTGAACTCCTCGAAATCGAACTTGTGGCATCGTGCATTAACTCATTTGAGGGATTGTTTGTTTTAACCCATCTCATATCAAGCTTCACAGTTTAAGTTCTTAGGCATTTGAGTTGGCACTTTCTCAAAAGGTCATCTATCTTGATAGTGCTCTCACATGATCATActtaatattgaaatttcaatactAAATATTACCATTATGTCAAAATGTGTATCTTGTGAGTTAATTTcgatttaatatatattttaggaaCTTTCTCCTTCTATGCAATGCGTAACCCTTCTCCATCTTAAAAACTTGTTGGAGTTGCTCCTTATCTAAGTTCTTTGGCCTGGTGATCACTTCACATTCTTGTTGAATTGGGTTGTTACAAATGAAGTATTAGATTAGAGGCGAAAAGTCTATGGTTGGACACGTGGAAAAATAACGAGATGTGTTTAAAAGTTTTGAGAGTTAAGAATATCCTATAAAGAGTTATGTGCAATCCAATTCTGAGGTTAGACTCCTCCTGTTTTACAATTGGTACAAAATTTTGGCCTTTATTTATCTCTCATGTGAAATTTGATTAGTATGATTTTTGATGGTCAGAAAGCTTGCGAATTCATTggaacctaaaaataaaaattcttccaACAAAAGGTCGATTGAAATAAGCGGATTGAAACTAAAGGTCATGATGTTATGATTCAATCGGCGGATTTCGACACATAAGCTATTTATGGATAAAATATGAAGCAGAGTCAGAATTTTAATAGAGTGAGGCTGTAAAGGTTTCGATAATGTTTGTCATTATTACATGATGGAGAAAAACACCGCGTAGCAAAACATATATAAGTAGAAATAGCGAGAAGTGTTTTTGTTTAGGACCGACAGTATATACTAAAGAGAAAATTGATATATCTTTATATAGCagtgcaatttaatttaattttatgaaatttcatcttttaagaCACCAAAAGCTAAATAATATACTAATAATTTGCTTAAAACAACATCTAATTTATCGAAGGTCATCTTATAAATGGTCAGGTTAAGTAAGAAATGGTTCTTATCTAATCACTAATCTGATAAAGTAATTGTTGACCCTAGAACTTGTCCTGGGCCCATCAGGCTTCCAGAAGACGTGTCTATCAAAGGAAATCCGGATAAGGCCATAATCGCAACGGTCATAGTCACCGACGACTCGGTATCAACAATTATTCGGAAAAAAGAAGATAGGAAAGAGCCAGTTACCGAAGAAGCAGGATATCAATTACCGAAGCACTCAATATCATCTACCTTGTGGATGAGATAGTACAATTATTGAAAGCGAACCGAGAATTCGGGAGATTATTTGAAATGTCGAGAGAGCTATTTTCCTTATCTGGCCATAAATAGCCGAAGATAAGTGACTGTAAAAGGACCGAAAAATTTTGACAGAGAATGCAATACACTTGTTATTTGCTGCTTTTTACATTTACTTTAGTCATCATTTATCCTGGAATTTTCTACAAGGCCATtgaatttatctttatttattgTTATCGCCATTAGAGTAGAATTAGTCGTTTCCTTTTCGAAAGGACACAGGACCCTAtatacaaaaccaaaaaaaaaaagaaaagtcgaaGATTCAACCTTCGATGAAAGATACTTTCTCCAAGAAGATTCCCGGTGAAATAGTAATTAAGCTAAgtttttatataaaaagaaaaaataaagagaaaattccaaataaaggctgaagtattctcattttctcaaataagggtctgaAGTGGATATTATTTTAAACAAGGGTCGGAAttgttcttattttctcaaataatagcatgaattgaatattattttaaataatgactTAAAGTGGCTatattagtctcaaataaggccTAAACTTACTTTCGAtgaagggcaattttgtcttttgagtttttaaatttttcttttttctttctttttctattttttctttacaaaaaaactaaaaaaaattaaaattaaaaaagaaaaaaggaacacaTAGAGGAGGGATGGAGACCCTTGCATTTGGTCGATGAGGATTACCGGCCCTTGTCGAGGCGCCGATGACCTCGCCGGCTATCGCTATCACCACATTGGCGATGGGCGACAACTATACGGAGGAGGGAGCCCTCCCACTTCCCTCCCGCctgtatttttcctttttttaatttttctttctaattttaatctaatctaatttaatttattttatatagtgttttgacaaaaatatcctTAATTAGTAGCAATTTTTTGCCAACTGACAAGTGAATGAGGctaaacccttatttgaaataatcataatcatTTCAATCCCTTCTTTGATACTTATATGACCATTTCGGGCCTTCATTTGAAACGGGATCtacttcaagtttttatttgaaaaaatgaagacaCTTCGAGGTctcatttggaattttcccaaaaataaataaaggagaaGCTTTGCTTGCCCCTCCTTAGCTGTAACTGGTGAATGGTATGTAGGTCAAATCTCATGtatattttcagttttttttttccttttctttcttgagatTTATATTCATTTGAACTCGCCCATTTAACTCCTCTATTTTATATCTAAACTAGCCACTCAATTAGCACTTTTTGCAGATTGTCtgtatgcatttttttttttaaattgttggtAACACTAATAATATAGTATTTGTTATAAGAGAAGAgataagactttttttttttttttttggtaaaaggtaagaaaagagATAAGACTTATTTGATagtgataaatatataattttctagaagaatattATATGTGAAGGAAGGCTAGGGTTACAGTGAAGCAAAAAAGGCGCTGTATTATTATGTTCCTACATGATAGAGAACGTGATTTTTTGACaagaaacaaaatataataGGACATAGATACTCTACCTCTCAATGATCAGTATTATATAGGGGAAGAATCCAGTATTTCCTCCAGTCCTACAAAGAAGCAATCTTATGCCCGTATCATCTTTTATGTCCCATGCACATCTGAATCATGCCTTGAAGTAATCGACTAGACTTTCATCCAACTTAGTAGTAAAGAATGCCCTCAAGTATGTGCCCACAGTGAATTGCCGAAAAGCTGCAGCTTTATTTGAGGATACAAGCTTCAGCAATAGTCTGAGCTGGATATCCAAATTGCTCAAGTCGCAGAAAACTACAATAGACACATTTGGCTCTCAATGTGCTTTTGTACTCGTTGTTGGACATGCTCTACGAAGATTGAAATCACGTAAATCAGATCTCTATTTTATTGTATAATGTTACTTTTGAACAGGTTCAGGTGCTTTGGTAATGCTCCTAGTACTCAACGAAAGTTTATCTAAAGGATGTCGTCATCAATGTTCACAACCAGAACACCGAGATTGGGGCAATGCATCCAACCACTCGTCCTTCTGCTTCACTTGCAAAACCTGGGAGTTGGTCCTACAAGAGCACTGTGATCACTCCCGGGTCTATGTGGGACGCCAAGCCGACCGTCAAATCGGGCTAGGGATAGTACGGATAATAATTCCCCACCATCATACTGCTCTCTGGGCATGTCAATTCCCGTAGCTTTCCGGGACTCAATCCCAACCCCTCGCTCAATAGTCCCATTAGGATGCCTCCCAAGCATTGGATTTGCCGATCCCATTCCATCACCTCATTTTTGCACACCTCGGGGATCTCTGCCATGTTCGCTTTCTGCTCCAACCTTATCTGGAGCGTGTCCCCGCAACATAATTCCTTGCATTGGTTTAAACAAATTCTTTCTGCttgcccaatttttttttattgttcaaatgacttttctttttgtttgtcccCTTAAGAATATTAATTAATTCTCCAACTTCATGCAATCCAGATGTATAATTTATCAATGTCACGCTCATCACATTGAGATGCGTCACCCTCTTCCATTAGTTATATACAACGTATCATTCCGTAccatttgttaaaaaaattatccgcAAAGTCAAAAACATATTATACCGCATCCGATTCAATCCCAAGcttttcaattatgccaatttaatcctaaatttaattataattatcaaatcagtccaaaacatttcaattatactaatttagtcctaaaccattTGATGAATTATCTTTAGTCCAAACTCTCTAATATTTATTAGTTTAGATCTTTCGgtcatttttggccaaaattgctgacatggcGGTTTAGTAAGCATCGATTGTTTTACATGACACGATTGGCACTTAGGGTGACTAGTGctgactaggggtgagcggttcacagttccggttcggttccgtctggaacctggaacctaccctcgggtacaggttcctcattttttagaacctggaacctacccatcAGAACCattaacctagaacctaccttgtcacaggttccggggtcagttctaggttccaacaggttcttttttcttttttctttttgatttcattttcagAATAAACTATGCAACAAACAAGGTCATGAcgtggagagagaaagtgacagTGGCATGACCAGCAGTGACTACCCTCATAAGGGTGACCATAAGGGTCCCATACCCATGATAAAATGTTCGGCATTCACCAAATAAAGTCATAAGACTACTGATGCAAGCAAGGTTCAACCCTATAACTTGGAGATGGGAATATCAGCGTGAGACCAACCATAAATCATTACAACTCAGAGAAACTAAGATGATGCATTTTGGCTATCAAACATATCACAAAATCAAATGTCCTCTTCAAGCGCAACATGCAAGTCTTAGCAAATTCTTGTTCCTAGTTCTGTGGTCTAATTCGAAAGACCAATACCAAAGAATTCCAGATAATTGTAGCATCTCTATTAACAAAAGCCAAATAAGGAACAAGACAATGCAAAAGTACTAAagactcaaaaaagaaaaaaagaagccaacCCTGCACAGGTTCATAATCATAAAGTTGTTCTATCGGAAGAAATCAATGGCTAACTTACACTAATCTTAAAAGTCTACAGAGTCAACTATATATATACATGGAATGATGATGGTACAAAGTTACTTTGCACCAAATGTCATGGGAGCCAAAAAAAGCTcatttccccttcttctctagTATGTGAAGATTCATTATGCTTTGATATTGCAATTTAGCATTAAGCACCAACTCCACCTAGTAGGAAATGGCTTTGTTTGTTATTATTGTATGCTTTTTCTCATAAAGTGCTTGTCTTCATCTATGTTGTCCAGGCTAGGCTATCGGTGAATTACAAAGTTACTTGCCCTTGGGCTTTATGCAATGCTACTTATGCCCAGTTTTCTTCAAGGTGTGTTCTCCATATCCTTAAGGTTTCTATTCTGCACCTTCTTGGGTTCTCATTGTTCCTCCACAAGTTTGATTTGTTGTCATGCGAAGGGACTTATCAATTTCAGGAGCATAAGGCGGAATGATGTCCCTCAATTCATCTGCTTTATATATCGGAAGAATCAGACTTTGAAAGTTGGAATTCCAATTCCAAACCTGTATTTTTGCTTCCTTCTTCTAAGGAGACTCAATTGAAATCCCATTTCTCAAACAATCTGCTAAAGTTAGGAAACAAAGTTTCATCTTTACCATTTCTAGCGAGTTATAATCTAATTTTAATCTAACAGAAATTCTCTACAAAACAAACAGCAATCAAGAGAATCCACTCACTTAGCTGAGAGTGATTAGATAGTTCCCCGATGCCTAGATGCCATTCGGACAAATTAGCCGCTTGGCAAAGTGCGTCTCTCCACTTCTTCACTCTCTCTgaaccatcaccatcaccaccaccaccaccagcctcAATCAATTGAAGAGATACAAGCACAGAGAGGATTGAAGATGACAGAGCAAACGAACCTAGGTTTAGGACGGATGGCCTCCTGCTCCTAGAGAGAGACCATCCTCTGATTCGCTTCTCCGGCGGCGACTTTCTGCAAATTCGACGacgacgagagagagagagagagagagagagagagagagagagagagagagagagagagagagatagatacAGATGAGCTGAACTCGGTTCAAATCAGTGACTGAGTTGTGCGAGCTTGACTCGAGAGGTTGAGATGCGGCGGCTCATTAACATGGGGGTCGTTTGTTGTTGAAGTCTGCACAGTAGCCACATCATCGACGGAAAAACAGCGACGGTGGAACAACAAAAGCGTCGCAGTGGTAGCCCGGAAGCAGATCGTTGTTGGGAGGCAGCACACGCGATGGCAAGAGTCTTCAGCGTCGTCAAACAGAGCAGTGGTAGTGTCGACGGCAATGTTGTGGGTTGTGAGGATAGTTTCGAGGGCGGCGAGCAGGGAGGACATGGAGGGCGGCAAGCAGCATGGGGTTGTCAGGAGCATGAAGAGTTGCAGAGTAGGAAATgtaaggaaaaagggaaagtgaagaaggctgaagatgaaagaaaaaattagggtttctatGCTTATTACTAAGGGTCCCGATTCCGAAAAAAATGGAATCAGGAACCGGAACCTGTCTTCCCAGAACTAGGAACCGAATCGGAACCCTCggttcggttctccggttcctggttctacTCGGGAACTGTGCTCACCCTAGTACTAACATTGACaattcatgcaattttttttaaaattttttaattttatgaataactttttctttttcttttttgttttttctctctacCAAGCGTCATCAATGATCAATGAACTCTGTTGGCCTTAGGCGAAGGTGGCCCACGCCAATAGCCGACAAGGGtagccctcacttgtggccagcAACCTCCATCAGCCATCGATGAAGCCTGACGATGGCcaatggagggaaaaagggaaaagaaaaaaaaagaaaaaagaaaaaaattcataatgaatgaaaaaatttacaaaaattgtcaacatcaatATCGCAGTGTCACATATTACAGCCAACATTGACTAAATTGTTATGTCagttatttttggtaaaaattagtcgaaatgactaaattgatgcACCATTAGAAggtttagattaaattgataaattattttggaactaaattgacataattgaaatgcatatgattaaattgatatgttaaaatgtttaaaattgaattgactgCTGTAcgataggtttagaattttttaggcAATTTTTCGATCGTTTGTTAAATATTCTAAACTTGATTTGATGTGATCCAATAATTAAGCTTGGTTGATTATCTCCAGCTAGCCGCTTTGGAATGGAACAAGTCAACGTTGGAGAAGAACGCGACGCCAATCTCCATCTCCCTCCGGTATATCCTTGCCTTCGCCTCCATCGGTTGCTCGTTGAAGGCCTTCACGGCCGCGATCGTGCGGTCCAAGACCTCCGTTGGCACACCGTGGTTGAGTACCTGGAAGAAGCCGAGCTTGAGATGGGATAATTTTTCTCGAGAAGAACTGAGTCAACTACAAGAAGACCGAGATCATGTTCGCTAAAGAAAGGAGAGGCGAGATATGTAACAagtagacccgttaaacgggtgggtcgggtcgggtttgggtcgggtcataaatggtccgacccaaatcgacccatttaacccgtttatgacccgtttattgcaatgcaaaaattttgacccatacccgacccaacccatacccaacccatacccgacccatttaactaaacttaatttattatatatttttaaaatggtattgctaaaataattttataaaatacaaatttaatggaaaatttttaatttttaaaataattattttaaaaatcgaattttaattatttttattttttaaatataaattttctttttctttttctttttttttttcttcttcttcttctttggccggccgccggccacgacAACGGTTGGCAAtcggccacaagcgagcctcgagcttgctcGACGAGCTCtaaaggatatatatatatatatatatatatatatatatatatatatataatatgattgaGCAAATTATGTAAGTATTCTCACAAGGGTTCCAACGTAAAAAGTGAAACCAATCTATCCTTCTCTAGTATCATTTTTCCAATTGGCCGAGTGACTGATTtttctaaagattttttttttttttttttttagatggaATGTGTCTCAATGGATGTAAGAATTTAAGGAATATTAGTGCAGTACTTTGATAGTTGAGCAAGTGTCTATAGATCTTCATGAGCCCCTTTTGCCGAGAGCATTGAACAAATAACTTTGATGCAACATTCTCTACAGGTGCCACCTTTATGCCTAGAATGATTTTAAGAGGTCACAAGTATTGAAATTTGCCACTGACCCACACTCCGTCAAGCGGAAAGGAATCCCAGAAGGATCTCATAATTGAACAACTCCTATTCATTGCCAATCTCTCATCACTGATACAATATCCGCACAcagcagaagcaaaatatacATCAAACAAAACGAACGCATGGTAGACTCAAGACTAAAAGATTTCAATCTGACTTAAAACAGGGGTACATCATATGCTGATTATTTATGAAAACTCATATGTACTCAGAACTCCATGAAGCCTTTACtgcatcatcttcatcaagCTGGCTGTGAAATTGAGTTCCCCCTATCTTCCTAGAATGGACTTGATCCACCAAATGCCTTTGGTGTCCTTGGGTCCTTCTTCCGGTGAACTGTCGCTATGTGGAGTCTTGTGGAGCTTGCTCACGTCAtacccttcttcttcagccttccAAACCAGCTGATTGTAAATTTCTTCGTCCATACGACTCTATCTGCTCAGTATCTGCAAAATAGAAAAGCCCACCAATCAACCAacgaaaatgcaaaaagaaagaaacaagaatcagAGCCCAACTCGCAATCAGCACAAACCACCCCATGAACATCACTCACAGAACAAAAAATCCACCAATCCAATCGTCTCTGACCGTCAATTTGGGGGTAAAAGGAATGACAAATTAAGACCCAACAACTAATCTAGAACCTAAAAAGAATACATCACTATGAAGACAAGTGTATTAAATCAtatgagcaaaagaaaagaatgagatGAAAGAGAGTACCTAATGCAAATAGTCTTGAAAGTCAATGACGAGAGACTTCTCATCCAAATCTTCCTCAGGCGGAACTCCAAATAACCAATTTCTAGTGCACAGCTCAGCCTCTACGCTTTCAGGGGAAAGGGAACTacgatatttatttaaaatgcgTCCTCCAATGCTGAAGGCTGATTTTGAGGCAACGGTAGTGATAGGAATGCTCAATATATCACGTGCCATGAGGGATAACTCGGGATACCGATGAGAATGAGTCTTCCAATAATCAAGGACATTGAGATCCGGGAACTTCTTTCTATCAAGCCTATTCTTctccaaatacaaatccaattGTGACTTAGTAGATTGTGATCCAA
The nucleotide sequence above comes from Eucalyptus grandis isolate ANBG69807.140 chromosome 2, ASM1654582v1, whole genome shotgun sequence. Encoded proteins:
- the LOC108953879 gene encoding 1-aminocyclopropane-1-carboxylate oxidase homolog 4-like codes for the protein MGVTDTGRAQEVKQFDESKLGVKGVVDSGLTSIPPLFIHPPETLSDLGPAWPSSDSIPTIDLSSCDSGHRPSVVEEVGRAARGPGFFQVEVLDRMIAAVKAFHEQPAEAKVRIYRREIATGVAFFSNFDLFHSKAASWRDTLQIRLELKGEMEEIPEVCKNEVMEWDQQVRRLGGLLMGLLSEGLGLSPGKLQELTFLETRALDQVGGLQVKHDNEWVDVTPVPGALVVNIGDILQIMSNDEYKSVDHRVLANPNQEPRVSIAVFYNPSNRDNEFRPFPELISSDKPAAFRQFNLNEYMRRFFIKELEGKSLINYFRA